One genomic window of Thalassolituus hydrocarboniclasticus includes the following:
- the gatC gene encoding Asp-tRNA(Asn)/Glu-tRNA(Gln) amidotransferase subunit GatC, translated as MALDQQQVRDIADLSRLQIDEAQIAEYQKNLSNILDLVDQLSAVDTSSVEPMAHPLDAVQRLRADVVTEENNRDHFQQIAPQTENGYYLVPRVVE; from the coding sequence ATGGCTCTGGACCAGCAACAGGTTCGTGACATTGCCGATCTGTCCCGTCTGCAAATCGACGAGGCACAAATCGCGGAATACCAGAAAAATCTGAGCAACATTCTCGACCTGGTCGATCAGTTATCCGCCGTCGACACCTCATCTGTCGAACCAATGGCCCACCCGCTGGATGCAGTTCAGCGTCTGCGGGCTGACGTCGTGACCGAAGAGAATAACCGCGATCATTTCCAGCAGATCGCTCCTCAGACCGAGAATGGCTACTACCTCGTTCCACGCGTCGTCGAGTAA